In Daphnia magna isolate NIES linkage group LG6, ASM2063170v1.1, whole genome shotgun sequence, the following are encoded in one genomic region:
- the LOC116924978 gene encoding cytoplasmic aconitate hydratase isoform X1, producing MESREGSNPYNNVKCSLSVNDKEYYYFNLRSVHPGKYDKLPFSIRVLLESGVRNCDGFHVTQQDVEKIYNWEQHQKSEETTEVSFKPSRVILQDFTGVPALVDFAAMRDAVNQFGGNPLKINPICPADLVIDHSVQVDFSRSAKGTAATTDFGSPPTLRVVDLEDAYGSLRSHAARHRLPVFLNLNNDSSNANPMGGRGTPHRTHETEPLFKNSCHSIEHLPAVTRNLSEGSESSAQQSRVPPIRTKCGSQCDGVTCLLSATSVIEAPCLRVEEIKENLDKRLGLTAIPIPDRLCPTLTDQLCPFHHIPSLWSDALDKNQDLEFERNKERFAFLKWGAQNFKNMIVVPPGSGIVHQVNLEYLARVVFDQDGLLYPDSVVGTDSHTTMINGLGVVGWGVGGIEAEAVMLGQAISMVLPQVVGYRIFGQLSQLATSTDVVLTITKHLRQVGVVGKFVEFYGTGVTELSIADRATISNMCPEYGATVGFFPVDEKTIAYLRQTNRPAEQIAYVESYMKAAGMFRDFNNHDEDPVFSETYELDLSTVVPSLSGPKRPQDRISQSDFKLDFNECLRNKVGFKGFGIAEEKLGTTASFDYEGATYTLRHGSVVIAAITSCTNTSNPSVMLGAGLLAKKAVEAGLEVAPYIKTSLSPGSGVVTYYLKESGVVPALEKLGFNIVGYGCMTCIGNSGPLPDTVVEAIEKNDLVCCGILSGNRNFEGRIHPNTRANYLASPLLVVAYAIAGTVDIDFETEPLGYSADKKPVFLRDIYPTRKEIQAVEQQFVIPAMFQHVYSRITIGSDSWNKLESPKCDLYPWDESSTYIKRPPFFDNMSKDIPAIQSIKEAHVLLFLGDSVTTDHISPAGSIARNSPAARYLASHGLSPREFNSYGARRGNDEIMARGTFANIRLINYLMSKPGPRTIHIPSGEEMDIFDAADRYRKEGHDLIVIAGKEYGTGSSRDWAAKGPWKLGVAAVIAESFERIHRSNLVGMGILPLQFLEGQHAKGLGLTGKEKFTINIPQDIKPGQVVDIQVGEGSSFQAQVRIDTDVELAYVRNKGILNYMVRKLA from the exons ATGGAGAGTAGAG aaGGATCAAATCCCTACAATAATGTTAAATGTTCACTGTCTGTAAATGACAAGGAATATTATTACTTCAATCTCCGAAGCGTTCACCCAGGAAAATACG ATAAATTGCCCTTTTCTATTCGTGTTTTACTTGAGTCTGGAGTTCGAAACTGTGATGGCTTCCATGTTACTCAACAAGATGTTGAGAAAATATATAATTGGGAACAACATCAAAAGAGTGAAGAAACTACTGAGGTGTCATTCAAGCCTTCCAGGGTAATATTGCAAGATTTCACTGGAGTACCTGCACTTGTGGATTTTGCTGCCATGAGAGATGCTGTAAATCAGTTTGGGGGAAATCCTTTGAAAATCAATCCAATATGCCCTGCTGATCTAGTGATTGACCATTCGGTTCAAGTGGACTTTTCCCGCAG TGCAAAAGGCACAGCAGCAACTACAGACTTCGGATCCCCGCCCACCCTACGTGTCGTAGATTTAGAAGACGCTTACGGTAGCTTGAGGTCTCACGCAGCACGTCATCGCTTACCTGTTTTCCTTAATCTGAATAACGATTCCTCGAATGCCAACCCGATGGGTGGGCGGGGCACTCCTCATCGGACTCATGAGACGGAGCCTTTATTCAAGAACTCTTGTCATTCAATCGAACATCTGCCGGCTGTTACAAGAAATCTGAGCGAAGGATCGGAATCTAGTGCTCAACAAAGTCGTGTCCCGCCCATTCGGACTAAGTGCGGAAGCCAGTGCGATGGCGTGACCTGCTTGCTCTCCGCAACGAGTGTCATCGAAGCCCCATGTCTTAGAGTCgaagaaatcaaagaaaatctCGATAAACGTTTGGGTTTGACGGCAATCCCGATCCCGGATCGTCTATGCCCGACTTTGACGGACCAACTTTGCCCGTTCCATCACATTCCCTCTTTGTG GTCAGATGCTTTGGATAAAAATCAAGACTTGGAGTTCGAGCGTAACAAGGAGCGTTTTGCGTTCTTGAAG TGGGGGGCGCAAAACTTCAAGAATATGATAGTTGTCCCACCTGGTTCGGGTATCGTTCATCAAGTGAACTTGGAATATCTCGCGCGAGTTGTGTTTGACCAAGATGGACTTCTCTATCCAGATTCAGTTGTTGGAACTGATTCACACACAACAATGATTAACGGACTCGGCGTCGTGGGATGGGGAGTTGGTGGTATTGAAGCTGAAGCGGTTATGTTAG GCCAAGCTATTTCAATGGTTCTACCGCAGGTTGTTGGATATCGGATTTTCGGGCAGCTAAGTCAGTTAGCCACTTCCACTGACGTAGTTCTCACG ATCACGAAACATCTTCGTCAG GTTGGAGTGGTAGGGAAATTTGTAGAATTTTATGGAACGGGCGTTACAGAACTCTCGATTGCTGATC GTGCAACTATCAGTAACATGTGCCCTGAATATGGAGCTACAGTTGGTTTCTTTCCAGTTGACGAGAAAACCATCGCCTATCTCAGgcaaacaa atcGCCCCGCTGAACAAATCGCTTACGTCGAATCGTATATGAAAGCGGCTGGCATGTTTAGAGATTTTAATAATCATGACGAGGATCCTGTCTTTTCTGAAACGTATGAACTCGATCTGAGTACGGTTGTCCCATCTCTCTCTGGTCCTAAGCGTCCCCAAGACCGAATTTCTCAATCAGACTTTAAATTGGATTTCAATGAATGCCTGAGGAATAAG GTGGGCTTCAAGGGCTTTGGCATAGCAGAAGAAAAACTGGGCACAACTGCATCGTTTGACTACGAAGGAGCAACGTATACCCTTCGACATGGGTCAGTGGTCATTGCTGCCATAACGAGTTGTACTAATACATCAAATCCATCAGTAATGCTTGGTGCTG GACTATTAGCCAAAAAAGCTGTGGAAGCTGGATTAGAGGTGGCTCCATACATAAAGACTTCGTTATCGCCCGGAAGTGGTGTCGTTACGTATTACCTAAAAGAGTCGGGAGTTGTTCCGGCATTAGAAAAACTTGGATTCAACATAGTCGGG TATGGCTGTATGACTTGCATTGGGAATAGCGGTCCACTACCCGACACCGTTGTTGAAGCTATTGAAAAGAATGACCTAGTGTGCTGTGGCATTTTGTCTGGAAACCGAAATTTTGAAGGCAGAATACATCCGAATACTCGAGCTAACTATTTAGCCTCTCCGCTCTTGGTTGTGGCGTATGCCATTGCAG GCACGGTAGATATCGACTTTGAAACCGAGCCGCTTGGCTATTCTGCAGATAAGAAGCCCGTCTTTCTGCGGGACATCTACCCAACCCGGAAAGAAATACAGGCTGTCGAACAACAATTTGTTATTCCTGCAATGTTTCAACATGTCTATTCGCGCATCACGATAGGCAGTGACTCGTGGAATAAGCTTGAATCCCCAAAATGCGATCTATATCCCTGGGATGAATCTTCCACGTACATTAAAAGACCACCATTTTTTGACAACATGTCTAAAGACATTCCAGCGATTCAGAGTATTAAAGAAGCACACGTTTTACTTTTCTTGGGGGATTCAGTTACCACTGACCATATTTCGCCGGCTGGCAGCATTGCACGCAATAGCCCTGCTGCTCGATATTTGGCTTCTCACGG GTTATCTCCGCGCGAATTTAATTCTTATGGGGCTCGTCGTGGAAATGATGAAATAATGGCACGTGGTACTTTTGCCAACATTCGTCTCATCAATTATTTGATGTCAAAACCTGGTCCAAGAACCATCCACATCCCATCAGGGGAAGAAATGGACATTTTCGATGCAGCTGATCGCTATCGTAAGGAAGGACATGATTTGATCGTAATAGCTGGAAAAGAATACGGCACTGGCTCTTCCCGAGATTGGGCAGCTAAAGGCCCCTGGAAACTTGGAGTGGCAG CGGTTATTGCTGAATCTTTTGAACGGATCCATCGATCGAATTTGGTTGGGATGGGTATCCTACCATTGCAGTTTCTTGAGGGACAGCATGCCAAAGGTCTTGGTTTgacgggaaaagaaaaatttaccaTTAATATTCCCCAAGATATTAAGCCAGGACAAGTAGTTGACATCCAG GTTGGTGAAGGTAGCAGTTTCCAGGCACAAGTGAGAATCGATACCGATGTAGAACTTGCCTATGTCAGGAACAAAG GTATTCTGAACTATATGGTTAGAAAGCTAGCCTAA
- the LOC116924979 gene encoding nucleolar transcription factor 1 isoform X1 → MANEKKNKNKNLVDKVTAPSSTAMAQKVKASKKIELPASPPEDEQPFSPLVTDEDEDDEDREVDEEEEKEDDDEGVADEEDEDEDAGENADQDEIEEEKNGAPLSWPKIDTLELLERIRKACPKDDVMKYDSRVNHVDWEAIKFGEYSSDQCKTRWLDIQAHLRHYRLLTEVLTDAETWVDRPWYNFNKGGKNNQKHPDQPKKPLTSYMLFYMEQKDAVLEKQPGLGMTELSKIIAKMYHELNDRKKQKYSEMAEKEKEAYLEKMRKFTEAHPDYVVPKSKQSSKPVPPKLPTPFKLFSDDKMAKLLAQGMSVTEAKERCREAYKELKDKQKLKWIYQALEHEIKYNEEMENFKAKYPDVEASAKKLSLLTKDELQIKHKHEGKPDKPPNSGYSLFSRKLLSSNALKQFESKERMTEISRLWKELSDDEKAAYNAKATQLNHFYKMKYASYLETLTPEQRNAELISSVSKNMKRVAGKKGEEEPTDKKIKISLPHGLELSDAESDGEVGSDEDDFELPPKAAIQKPNSSLQMFCDTNMEKYTTKHPKLTKQELTRLMAKEFAKLSEEKKKIYGNMAQKSKNEMPSSAKKEASTAPKAKAKAAKATPNSKKAAAKSVASATVKSSEPTVSPSKESTAKSELQAPKSPSKIKPSLNANAKSSAQKESSKTPKVPLWAANQMLFKTEKAKEPPKVPESAAAYYALTQHSKGGDVSSAEIDTLWGKVTEKQKTKYIQEHKKKQKEYVANFEKFVRSLNTEELKAYRAFMKKRELAQKEAKEAKTDESSDEEADPGSSNEDEVSGASAEDEEQMSSEED, encoded by the exons AtggcaaacgaaaaaaaaaataaaaacaaaaatctcgTAGATAAAGTTACGGCACCGTCATCTACAGCCATGGCGCAAAAAGTTAAAG cTTCCAAGAAAATTGAATTGCCCGCGAGTCCCCCTGAAGATGAACAACCATTTTCTCCGCTGG TTACAGATGAAGATGAGGATGACGAGGACAGAGAAGTagatgaagaggaagagaaAGAGGATGACGATGAAGGAGTTGctgacgaagaagacgaagatgaaGACGCAGGTGAAAACGCAGATCAAGatgaaattgaagaagaaaaaaatggagctCCCTTAA GTTGGCCAAAAATCGACACTTTGGAGCTTTTGGAACGCATTCGGAAAGCTTGTCCAAAAGACGATGTAATGAAATACGACTCTCGCGTAAACCACGTTGATTGGGAAGCC ATTAAGTTTGGGGAATATTCTTCTGACCAGTGTAAAACTCGCTGGCTCGATATTCaa GCTCATCTAAGACACTATCGGCTTCTTACTGAAGTTTTAACGGATGCTGAGACATGGGTAGATAGGccttggtacaatttcaacaAAGGAGGAAAG AATAACCAGAAGCATCCTGATCAGCCGAAGAAACCTCTCACATCCTACATGCTGTTCTACATGGAACAAAAAGATGCAGTTTTGGAGAAACAACCTGGTCTCGGAATG ACGGAACTGAGCAAGATCATTGCAAAAATGTATCACGAACTTAATGACCGGAAGAAACAGAAATATTCTGAAatggcagaaaaagaaaaagaagcgtACTTGGAAAAAATGAGGAAGTTCAC TGAGGCCCATCCTGACTATGTCGTTCCTAAATCAAAGCAAAGCTCTAAGCCCGTTCCACCAAAACTTCCAACGCCATTTAAATTGTTCAGCGATGACAAAATGGCAAAATTATTGGCCCAAGGAATGTCAGTAACTGAGGCAAA AGAACGTTGCAGAGAAGCCTATAAAGAACTGAAGGATAagcaaaaattgaaatggaTTTATCAAGCTCTAGAGCATGAAATCAAATACAAC GAGGAGATGGAAAACTTTAAGGCGAAGTACCCAGACGTGGAAGCTTCAGCCAAGAAACTGAGTCTTCTTACCAAAGACGAACTGCAGATTAAACACAA ACATGAAGGAAAACCAGATAAGCCACCCAATTCTGGATACAGTTTGTTTTCGAGAAAACTGCTATCAAGTAACGCGCTGAAGCAGTTTGAATCAAAGGAGAGAATGACAGAAATTTCAAGACTATGGAAAGAACTCAGTGATGATGAAAAAGCAGCGTACAACGCTAAAGCCACACAG TTGAACCACTTTTATAAGATGAAATATGCTTCTTATCTTGAGACATTGACACCTGAGCAAAGAAATGCAGAATTAATAAGTTCCGTAAGCAAAAACATGAAAAGAGTTGCTGgtaaaaaaggagaagaagag CCGAcggacaaaaaaattaaaataagtcTACCACATGGTTTGGAGCTTTCAGACGCAGAAAGCGATGGCGAAGTTGGTAGTGACGAGGACGACTTTGAACTTCCCCCGAAAGCAGCAATCCAAAAACCTAACTCTTCGCTGCAAATGTTTTGCGATACCAATATGGAGAAGTACACCACCAAACACCCCAAACTGACAAAACAGGAACTCACCAGATTGATGGCCAAAGAATTCGCTAAATtaagcgaagaaaaaaaaaaaatttatggaAACATGGCTCAAAagtcaaaaaatgaaatgccgTCATCTGCTAAAAAGGAAGCAAGCACGGCGCCAAAGGCCAAGGCCAAGGCAGCAAAAGCAACACCAAATTCAAAGAAGGCAGCCGCAAAATCAGTCGCCTCTGCAACCGTAAAATCCTCCGAGCCAACCGTTTCGCCATCCAAAGAATCCACGGCAAAGAGTGAATTACAAGCTCCCAAGTCGCCTTCAAAAATTAAACCATCTTTAAATGCCAATGCAAAATCCTCGGCACAAAAGGAATCTTCAAAGACCCCAAAAGTCCCATTGTGGGCTGCAAATCAAATGTTGTTCAAGACCGAAAAGGCGAAGGAACCTCCGAAAGTACCAGA AAGTGCTGCTGCTTACTACGCGCTTACTCAACATTCCAAGGGCGGAGATGTTAGCTCGGCTGAAATCGACACTTTGTGGGGAAAGGTGACAGAAAAGCAAAAGACTAAATATATACAGGAACACAAGAAGAAGCAGAAGGAATACGTAGCGAATTTCGAAAAGTTTGTTCGG TCGTTGAACACAGAGGAACTTAAAGCTTACCGGGCGTTCATGAAGAAACGCGAACTGGCTCAGAAGGAGGCCAAAGAAGCTAAAACGGACGAAAGTTCTGACGAAGAAGCTGATCCGGGTAGTTCAAATGAAGACGAAGTAAGTGGCGCAAGCGCAGAAGATGAAGAGCAGATGTCTTCGGAGGAAGACTGA
- the LOC116924978 gene encoding cytoplasmic aconitate hydratase isoform X2, with protein sequence MESREGSNPYNNVKCSLSVNDKEYYYFNLRSVHPGKYDKLPFSIRVLLESGVRNCDGFHVTQQDVEKIYNWEQHQKSEETTEVSFKPSRVILQDFTGVPALVDFAAMRDAVNQFGGNPLKINPICPADLVIDHSVQVDFSRRSDALDKNQDLEFERNKERFAFLKWGAQNFKNMIVVPPGSGIVHQVNLEYLARVVFDQDGLLYPDSVVGTDSHTTMINGLGVVGWGVGGIEAEAVMLGQAISMVLPQVVGYRIFGQLSQLATSTDVVLTITKHLRQVGVVGKFVEFYGTGVTELSIADRATISNMCPEYGATVGFFPVDEKTIAYLRQTNRPAEQIAYVESYMKAAGMFRDFNNHDEDPVFSETYELDLSTVVPSLSGPKRPQDRISQSDFKLDFNECLRNKVGFKGFGIAEEKLGTTASFDYEGATYTLRHGSVVIAAITSCTNTSNPSVMLGAGLLAKKAVEAGLEVAPYIKTSLSPGSGVVTYYLKESGVVPALEKLGFNIVGYGCMTCIGNSGPLPDTVVEAIEKNDLVCCGILSGNRNFEGRIHPNTRANYLASPLLVVAYAIAGTVDIDFETEPLGYSADKKPVFLRDIYPTRKEIQAVEQQFVIPAMFQHVYSRITIGSDSWNKLESPKCDLYPWDESSTYIKRPPFFDNMSKDIPAIQSIKEAHVLLFLGDSVTTDHISPAGSIARNSPAARYLASHGLSPREFNSYGARRGNDEIMARGTFANIRLINYLMSKPGPRTIHIPSGEEMDIFDAADRYRKEGHDLIVIAGKEYGTGSSRDWAAKGPWKLGVAAVIAESFERIHRSNLVGMGILPLQFLEGQHAKGLGLTGKEKFTINIPQDIKPGQVVDIQVGEGSSFQAQVRIDTDVELAYVRNKGILNYMVRKLA encoded by the exons ATGGAGAGTAGAG aaGGATCAAATCCCTACAATAATGTTAAATGTTCACTGTCTGTAAATGACAAGGAATATTATTACTTCAATCTCCGAAGCGTTCACCCAGGAAAATACG ATAAATTGCCCTTTTCTATTCGTGTTTTACTTGAGTCTGGAGTTCGAAACTGTGATGGCTTCCATGTTACTCAACAAGATGTTGAGAAAATATATAATTGGGAACAACATCAAAAGAGTGAAGAAACTACTGAGGTGTCATTCAAGCCTTCCAGGGTAATATTGCAAGATTTCACTGGAGTACCTGCACTTGTGGATTTTGCTGCCATGAGAGATGCTGTAAATCAGTTTGGGGGAAATCCTTTGAAAATCAATCCAATATGCCCTGCTGATCTAGTGATTGACCATTCGGTTCAAGTGGACTTTTCCCGCAG GTCAGATGCTTTGGATAAAAATCAAGACTTGGAGTTCGAGCGTAACAAGGAGCGTTTTGCGTTCTTGAAG TGGGGGGCGCAAAACTTCAAGAATATGATAGTTGTCCCACCTGGTTCGGGTATCGTTCATCAAGTGAACTTGGAATATCTCGCGCGAGTTGTGTTTGACCAAGATGGACTTCTCTATCCAGATTCAGTTGTTGGAACTGATTCACACACAACAATGATTAACGGACTCGGCGTCGTGGGATGGGGAGTTGGTGGTATTGAAGCTGAAGCGGTTATGTTAG GCCAAGCTATTTCAATGGTTCTACCGCAGGTTGTTGGATATCGGATTTTCGGGCAGCTAAGTCAGTTAGCCACTTCCACTGACGTAGTTCTCACG ATCACGAAACATCTTCGTCAG GTTGGAGTGGTAGGGAAATTTGTAGAATTTTATGGAACGGGCGTTACAGAACTCTCGATTGCTGATC GTGCAACTATCAGTAACATGTGCCCTGAATATGGAGCTACAGTTGGTTTCTTTCCAGTTGACGAGAAAACCATCGCCTATCTCAGgcaaacaa atcGCCCCGCTGAACAAATCGCTTACGTCGAATCGTATATGAAAGCGGCTGGCATGTTTAGAGATTTTAATAATCATGACGAGGATCCTGTCTTTTCTGAAACGTATGAACTCGATCTGAGTACGGTTGTCCCATCTCTCTCTGGTCCTAAGCGTCCCCAAGACCGAATTTCTCAATCAGACTTTAAATTGGATTTCAATGAATGCCTGAGGAATAAG GTGGGCTTCAAGGGCTTTGGCATAGCAGAAGAAAAACTGGGCACAACTGCATCGTTTGACTACGAAGGAGCAACGTATACCCTTCGACATGGGTCAGTGGTCATTGCTGCCATAACGAGTTGTACTAATACATCAAATCCATCAGTAATGCTTGGTGCTG GACTATTAGCCAAAAAAGCTGTGGAAGCTGGATTAGAGGTGGCTCCATACATAAAGACTTCGTTATCGCCCGGAAGTGGTGTCGTTACGTATTACCTAAAAGAGTCGGGAGTTGTTCCGGCATTAGAAAAACTTGGATTCAACATAGTCGGG TATGGCTGTATGACTTGCATTGGGAATAGCGGTCCACTACCCGACACCGTTGTTGAAGCTATTGAAAAGAATGACCTAGTGTGCTGTGGCATTTTGTCTGGAAACCGAAATTTTGAAGGCAGAATACATCCGAATACTCGAGCTAACTATTTAGCCTCTCCGCTCTTGGTTGTGGCGTATGCCATTGCAG GCACGGTAGATATCGACTTTGAAACCGAGCCGCTTGGCTATTCTGCAGATAAGAAGCCCGTCTTTCTGCGGGACATCTACCCAACCCGGAAAGAAATACAGGCTGTCGAACAACAATTTGTTATTCCTGCAATGTTTCAACATGTCTATTCGCGCATCACGATAGGCAGTGACTCGTGGAATAAGCTTGAATCCCCAAAATGCGATCTATATCCCTGGGATGAATCTTCCACGTACATTAAAAGACCACCATTTTTTGACAACATGTCTAAAGACATTCCAGCGATTCAGAGTATTAAAGAAGCACACGTTTTACTTTTCTTGGGGGATTCAGTTACCACTGACCATATTTCGCCGGCTGGCAGCATTGCACGCAATAGCCCTGCTGCTCGATATTTGGCTTCTCACGG GTTATCTCCGCGCGAATTTAATTCTTATGGGGCTCGTCGTGGAAATGATGAAATAATGGCACGTGGTACTTTTGCCAACATTCGTCTCATCAATTATTTGATGTCAAAACCTGGTCCAAGAACCATCCACATCCCATCAGGGGAAGAAATGGACATTTTCGATGCAGCTGATCGCTATCGTAAGGAAGGACATGATTTGATCGTAATAGCTGGAAAAGAATACGGCACTGGCTCTTCCCGAGATTGGGCAGCTAAAGGCCCCTGGAAACTTGGAGTGGCAG CGGTTATTGCTGAATCTTTTGAACGGATCCATCGATCGAATTTGGTTGGGATGGGTATCCTACCATTGCAGTTTCTTGAGGGACAGCATGCCAAAGGTCTTGGTTTgacgggaaaagaaaaatttaccaTTAATATTCCCCAAGATATTAAGCCAGGACAAGTAGTTGACATCCAG GTTGGTGAAGGTAGCAGTTTCCAGGCACAAGTGAGAATCGATACCGATGTAGAACTTGCCTATGTCAGGAACAAAG GTATTCTGAACTATATGGTTAGAAAGCTAGCCTAA
- the LOC116924979 gene encoding nucleolar transcription factor 1 isoform X2 encodes MANEKKNKNKNLVDKVTAPSSTAMAQKVKASKKIELPASPPEDEQPFSPLDEDEDDEDREVDEEEEKEDDDEGVADEEDEDEDAGENADQDEIEEEKNGAPLSWPKIDTLELLERIRKACPKDDVMKYDSRVNHVDWEAIKFGEYSSDQCKTRWLDIQAHLRHYRLLTEVLTDAETWVDRPWYNFNKGGKNNQKHPDQPKKPLTSYMLFYMEQKDAVLEKQPGLGMTELSKIIAKMYHELNDRKKQKYSEMAEKEKEAYLEKMRKFTEAHPDYVVPKSKQSSKPVPPKLPTPFKLFSDDKMAKLLAQGMSVTEAKERCREAYKELKDKQKLKWIYQALEHEIKYNEEMENFKAKYPDVEASAKKLSLLTKDELQIKHKHEGKPDKPPNSGYSLFSRKLLSSNALKQFESKERMTEISRLWKELSDDEKAAYNAKATQLNHFYKMKYASYLETLTPEQRNAELISSVSKNMKRVAGKKGEEEPTDKKIKISLPHGLELSDAESDGEVGSDEDDFELPPKAAIQKPNSSLQMFCDTNMEKYTTKHPKLTKQELTRLMAKEFAKLSEEKKKIYGNMAQKSKNEMPSSAKKEASTAPKAKAKAAKATPNSKKAAAKSVASATVKSSEPTVSPSKESTAKSELQAPKSPSKIKPSLNANAKSSAQKESSKTPKVPLWAANQMLFKTEKAKEPPKVPESAAAYYALTQHSKGGDVSSAEIDTLWGKVTEKQKTKYIQEHKKKQKEYVANFEKFVRSLNTEELKAYRAFMKKRELAQKEAKEAKTDESSDEEADPGSSNEDEVSGASAEDEEQMSSEED; translated from the exons AtggcaaacgaaaaaaaaaataaaaacaaaaatctcgTAGATAAAGTTACGGCACCGTCATCTACAGCCATGGCGCAAAAAGTTAAAG cTTCCAAGAAAATTGAATTGCCCGCGAGTCCCCCTGAAGATGAACAACCATTTTCTCCGCTGG ATGAAGATGAGGATGACGAGGACAGAGAAGTagatgaagaggaagagaaAGAGGATGACGATGAAGGAGTTGctgacgaagaagacgaagatgaaGACGCAGGTGAAAACGCAGATCAAGatgaaattgaagaagaaaaaaatggagctCCCTTAA GTTGGCCAAAAATCGACACTTTGGAGCTTTTGGAACGCATTCGGAAAGCTTGTCCAAAAGACGATGTAATGAAATACGACTCTCGCGTAAACCACGTTGATTGGGAAGCC ATTAAGTTTGGGGAATATTCTTCTGACCAGTGTAAAACTCGCTGGCTCGATATTCaa GCTCATCTAAGACACTATCGGCTTCTTACTGAAGTTTTAACGGATGCTGAGACATGGGTAGATAGGccttggtacaatttcaacaAAGGAGGAAAG AATAACCAGAAGCATCCTGATCAGCCGAAGAAACCTCTCACATCCTACATGCTGTTCTACATGGAACAAAAAGATGCAGTTTTGGAGAAACAACCTGGTCTCGGAATG ACGGAACTGAGCAAGATCATTGCAAAAATGTATCACGAACTTAATGACCGGAAGAAACAGAAATATTCTGAAatggcagaaaaagaaaaagaagcgtACTTGGAAAAAATGAGGAAGTTCAC TGAGGCCCATCCTGACTATGTCGTTCCTAAATCAAAGCAAAGCTCTAAGCCCGTTCCACCAAAACTTCCAACGCCATTTAAATTGTTCAGCGATGACAAAATGGCAAAATTATTGGCCCAAGGAATGTCAGTAACTGAGGCAAA AGAACGTTGCAGAGAAGCCTATAAAGAACTGAAGGATAagcaaaaattgaaatggaTTTATCAAGCTCTAGAGCATGAAATCAAATACAAC GAGGAGATGGAAAACTTTAAGGCGAAGTACCCAGACGTGGAAGCTTCAGCCAAGAAACTGAGTCTTCTTACCAAAGACGAACTGCAGATTAAACACAA ACATGAAGGAAAACCAGATAAGCCACCCAATTCTGGATACAGTTTGTTTTCGAGAAAACTGCTATCAAGTAACGCGCTGAAGCAGTTTGAATCAAAGGAGAGAATGACAGAAATTTCAAGACTATGGAAAGAACTCAGTGATGATGAAAAAGCAGCGTACAACGCTAAAGCCACACAG TTGAACCACTTTTATAAGATGAAATATGCTTCTTATCTTGAGACATTGACACCTGAGCAAAGAAATGCAGAATTAATAAGTTCCGTAAGCAAAAACATGAAAAGAGTTGCTGgtaaaaaaggagaagaagag CCGAcggacaaaaaaattaaaataagtcTACCACATGGTTTGGAGCTTTCAGACGCAGAAAGCGATGGCGAAGTTGGTAGTGACGAGGACGACTTTGAACTTCCCCCGAAAGCAGCAATCCAAAAACCTAACTCTTCGCTGCAAATGTTTTGCGATACCAATATGGAGAAGTACACCACCAAACACCCCAAACTGACAAAACAGGAACTCACCAGATTGATGGCCAAAGAATTCGCTAAATtaagcgaagaaaaaaaaaaaatttatggaAACATGGCTCAAAagtcaaaaaatgaaatgccgTCATCTGCTAAAAAGGAAGCAAGCACGGCGCCAAAGGCCAAGGCCAAGGCAGCAAAAGCAACACCAAATTCAAAGAAGGCAGCCGCAAAATCAGTCGCCTCTGCAACCGTAAAATCCTCCGAGCCAACCGTTTCGCCATCCAAAGAATCCACGGCAAAGAGTGAATTACAAGCTCCCAAGTCGCCTTCAAAAATTAAACCATCTTTAAATGCCAATGCAAAATCCTCGGCACAAAAGGAATCTTCAAAGACCCCAAAAGTCCCATTGTGGGCTGCAAATCAAATGTTGTTCAAGACCGAAAAGGCGAAGGAACCTCCGAAAGTACCAGA AAGTGCTGCTGCTTACTACGCGCTTACTCAACATTCCAAGGGCGGAGATGTTAGCTCGGCTGAAATCGACACTTTGTGGGGAAAGGTGACAGAAAAGCAAAAGACTAAATATATACAGGAACACAAGAAGAAGCAGAAGGAATACGTAGCGAATTTCGAAAAGTTTGTTCGG TCGTTGAACACAGAGGAACTTAAAGCTTACCGGGCGTTCATGAAGAAACGCGAACTGGCTCAGAAGGAGGCCAAAGAAGCTAAAACGGACGAAAGTTCTGACGAAGAAGCTGATCCGGGTAGTTCAAATGAAGACGAAGTAAGTGGCGCAAGCGCAGAAGATGAAGAGCAGATGTCTTCGGAGGAAGACTGA